The following is a genomic window from Pirellulales bacterium.
TTTGGGCCAGCTGCTGCGAGCGTTTTAGCGTTCGGCTGGTGATGACTACTTTCGCGCCGTTTTTTTTCAGGCCATAGGCCATTGCACGGGCAGCGCCACCGGCTCCTAAAAGCAGCGCCGTTTTACCCTGCAAGCTCTCTTCCGTCGACGGGCGTTCGGCCGCCGTGGATTGCGCACTGGCTAAATGCTGCTCGGACTCCGCTTTGTTGATGGCATGCACGCCGCGCTCGACGCTTTCCAAGGCAGCACGAAAATCGGTGTTATAGCCAATCACATCGTTGCCTTCGAACACCAACGTATTGGCCGCGCCAATACTTTTGACCGACGGATCAAATTTGGTTAATCGCTTAAGCACTGCTTCCTTGTGTGGGATGGTGACGCTCAGGCCATGAATGCCCCATTGCTTGGCGTCCGCCAAAAACTGATCCAAATGCTCCGCCGGCACCCGAAACGGCACGTACACGGCGTTGATTCCTGTCTGCCTGAGTGCGGAATTGTGCACCAGCGGACTTAAGCTATGGCCGATCGGATCAGCAATCACTCCCAGCACCATGGTATTGGCATCGATTTTGTCGTACTGGTACACCGTGGACATTTCTTCGAAGCTAAGTTGGCCCGGCGCCAGCAACCGCTCGTGATGGAACGAAGCGTACGTGAATGGTGCTCCAAATCGGCCACATAAAATTCGCGATGGGGTTCCCAAATCGCCCATGCACATGCCCACCGTCGGAACCTTCGCCGATTGCACCAACTGCATCATCCGCAAATTATCGTGCGGACTGTTGGCCATTGTCGTGATTTTGATCACGTCTGGGTCCAGCGCGGCCAATCGCGCATGAATGGCCGCCAGATCGTCCGGAGTTTGGCGGAAATCGTGAAAGCTCACAATGCGCTTGGTTTTTCCATACCGGCCAATCGCTTTGGCGGTGTCTTCTTCCAAGTCAACGTAGTCCACGCCGTCGACAATTGCCGCCCGCAGCAGCATGTGCC
Proteins encoded in this region:
- a CDS encoding type I 3-dehydroquinate dehydratase; this translates as MICVSIGRGRHRHMIAEHRHLVSQGAKLVELRLDYINGKINLKRIMAERPCPIVLTIRRDIDGGKWKGTEQERHMLLRAAIVDGVDYVDLEEDTAKAIGRYGKTKRIVSFHDFRQTPDDLAAIHARLAALDPDVIKITTMANSPHDNLRMMQLVQSAKVPTVGMCMGDLGTPSRILCGRFGAPFTYASFHHERLLAPGQLSFEEMSTVYQYDKIDANTMVLGVIADPIGHSLSPLVHNSALRQTGINAVYVPFRVPAEHLDQFLADAKQWGIHGLSVTIPHKEAVLKRLTKFDPSVKSIGAANTLVFEGNDVIGYNTDFRAALESVERGVHAINKAESEQHLASAQSTAAERPSTEESLQGKTALLLGAGGAARAMAYGLKKNGAKVVITSRTLKRSQQLAQTMGCDCIDWDNRHAISPDIVINCSPVGMHPNVDETPYARGHLRSPMVVFDMVYNPENTLLIKDAKAQGCSAVTGVEMFVRQALLQFKLFTGQSASWELMRDTLKRAIGPAKV